The DNA sequence gtaaagaaattgaaattattatcGTCATTAAAACGTACCTCTTAATCCTTGTTGCCCAATATCATAAGCTTCTGTTAAAAATTCTTCATCTTTCTTTTGATTCAAAGAATGTACTTGACCATTGATACAGTACTTGGTACATAACGGTAAAATCTTATCCAAAGCACcttttacaaaatatatttcttgCTTATTCTGTAacatatatttacaaaaatataataaaaatatttaatataaatggtattaataattaaagaattatttaacaaattattatttaccTCTCCGTATTTGGGAGTACATTTTACAGCCATCATTTTCTGTTCGGATGAAAATGGATATTCTTGTAATCGTAGATATCTATCAGCAACTCCGTACATTCCGTATTTCATTGCCACCGCTATCAACGCACCTTCCGTTGGTTGACCAAGTAAAGTATCATTTTGCAGTATAGCATTGTTGCAAACACATCCTACTTCCAACATGTTGCTGATAGCGGTACGTGCAAGATCCATGTTGTCACATTTTCGAATTCGTACTTCTCCTTTATCATTATAACCAGCTCCAGTAACATCAGCTATATATCCTTCTGATGTCATCAGAATGGTTACAGTCATTTCATTCTTCGTAATAGTACCAGTTTTATCAGAACATATCACGTTTACACAACCTACGCATTTGACGACATAATACCTATATAtctttgtatagctttgataaATGATTATGAAACTCTATTGCACATATATTTACCCAATGTTTCCACTGTTGGTAATTTCTTCACAATGGCTTTTCTTTTAGCCATCCTCATAACACCCAATGCTAAGGTCACAGTTACAACAATAGGCAAACCTTCTGGTATAGCTGCTACTGCTAAACTCACACTGATGGTAAACATTTCGAGTATAGCTTTGCCTTGGATCCAGCCAAGAAGCATAATAATACCAATAATGCAGAATGAGTAAAAGGATAATTGAGTACCCAAAATATCCATACTTCTTTGAAGTGGTGTTTTTGGAGCTTCTTCGGCCTGCATCATTGAGAAAACTTCTCCAAATTCACTCTTTTCTCCTGTATTCACTACTATACCctatagaatattttttatacatttagaTTAATTGTACATAATTGCTACGTTATGAATCCATTGAAATTTAGTAGAGCTTACTTTTCCATTGCCACAACGCACTAATGTACCCATAAACGCAATATTTCTCTTTGTTGTTAATCCGTTAGTTTTAAGTAATGGGGCTGTTGATTTTTGTGCTGGTTCAGTTTCTCCAGTAAAACTACTCTCATCAATTGCTAAATCTATTGCTTCAAATATCCTGATATCTGCAGGTACTCTATCACCAATATTTAAGTAAACTACATCACCAGGAACTAAATTGCGTGCGAGAAATGTTTCTACGCAGCCTTCTCTTAAGctgtaaaaatatattcaaagaattattttgatattaaaattttctaacaCCTTTTAAgacattgttgtatattataaaattaaattaaaaagtttAACTTCCATTCTCAACCTAGAACTGGGCATCATTAAAATTGGACATTCTAAATAAAGGGGAGGGAATTTCACCTTATTAATCTATTGATTGGAATTGGATACTATATCTTCTGTTTTAAGAAAGCAAAGTAATACTCCATACAAAGGGTTAATATATCCTCCAAAGACCATATTTCTAGAGGAAatgttaatttaaataaatgttatcaACGATTTTTATCTTTACTAtacttaatataattttacataatttttattggacaaatatttgataaatactACAAATTTTCTTACCAGTGACAAGTTGGTGGCACCagtttatttaattcttctAAGGATTTTTCAGAACGATATTCTTGTACAAAAGCAACTGTCACCACTATTATGATAGCCTAAGAAGAGATATACTTTATTAGTATAAATgttaattaaaatgtaatttgagAAATATCATGTTGACAAGAACTATGATAAACATACCACTGTAATACTGACTGCATCATCAAATTGCCTCATACATACACTGACGAAGGCAGAACCAAGAAGTAACAGAATTAAAGGATTTTTAAACTGCAAAAAGAAAaggatataataaattttatatttcattattcatattaatttaaaattaaataatacacTGAAAACCCTTCAAGTACCTGTTCAAGATACTTTTTCCATGTTGGTTCCTCCTCTTTAACTCTGAACTCATTGAAGCCGACTAATTGTCTTCGATGATCAGCCTCCTGCCACCAAAGACCTGTTCTTATATCAACATGTAATCTAGCTGCTACTTCCTCAGCGCCAAGGCTGGCTGCTTCAGCTGTTGTTAACCACATTTCTGATGTTTGATCTTTCCCCTTAAAAAATGAAAACTAAATGTTTTCtattcaatatttttcaaatgttCGCCCAACTTTAACAGACATGAAAACGATTTTCTAACCTTTATCACGAACTTTCGTTCATTTTAAAGTAACAGataacaaatttaataaaactaGACACATTGTCCTTTTgacaaaaatatttatcttttttgcTATCAAAACACTTGCTACTCCGAGATATATATTGCCGATATTGATGATGCATTGTTAAATCCATTAAGGGATTTCCACATTTTACAGTATACATCAAAGGAACTACAAAATATctttatacaaaaaatataaacataaataatattttgtttataaatatatatacataatggaATTGTAACTGCATTTAATTTATTtgcacttgaaaaatgtaaaataaatcatCAGTGTCAAACCGACATTTAGTAAGGTGACACGTGTACCTTGTATTCTGTTTGTATTATAGGGCGTATCAATCTAACACAGAAATGGGTGCaatatatttgcaaaaataaCAAAGCATTTATAAATAagcatatttttcaataaatttttttaaaaataatgttaTCTTGTAAGGTAAAGACATTGAAATATGATTAACCACAATTTCTAACCTTGAAAAATTCACGaaactattgacaaatgtataatttacatattattattactttacTTCAAATATGATCTAAGGATATTGGTAAAAAAATGAATGattctataaaatattacgaatttacTGAATATTACAGATGGTTGTACtcaatatatatacttttttgaaaatgttttatctattacatatagatataataataaCCTCTTTACGATaactaattaatatatatacctattatatgtattttccaTTATCATATTTGAAAGTATTGTACTACGCAGTTTATGCCTGAAATAACGTTCCAATACTTTCGACTGTAAGAACTGATTCCTAAAGTACGGAAGGGGGAATTACTTTTCCAGGAACTAAcatttatataacatataattataTCTATAATTCATACGTACTCgctttgaatatttaatttacaAAGTAACAAAGAAAACAGAATTTTAATTGTTGGCTGTAAAAAATTTCCATGCAACATCAACTTTAAAATATTGTACAAATTGTAAATATTCGATTTTCCATTCCAGCAATTATCGATCCGTTTTCCATAGAATGCGCAAGGCCACATTGCTACACTTATTACCTTAGGTCAACATGTTCAGAATATTTGCTGCCTACACTACCATTGCAAACATTTCAAAATGCTGCTTCATGCCTGTGTTTTAACGCCAGAAAATTACCATTCGCAATCAATACCACCTGTATTACGCTAATAGTTAGATAATTCTCGTTATCTTCAATGCGTTAGATAGTCCATCcaaaaaaaaatgtatagatACGTTATAGATACGAttgttttcaataaaattttttaacaaacaTAAAAATGACATATCTCAACAACGGAATGAGAAAAAGATTGTTCGTAGATGAAATCAGAGGTAACAATAGGAGCTCCAGAAGGTGCTGTTGGCAGGTTAAATATTCGATCGATAGCGAAACATTTGAAGACATAATGGTAGCAATGAACTTTTCATGTTAAcatattctaaacaatttttcatttcacACTCTAATTTTACAATTCATTTTGATTCTTTCTTATGAtcctaataataaaatataaagaatgtCACTCAGAACTGTCCCTTTTTTAATAAGGAAGAGATATGATATTAAAGACTAAACCttgtttattacaaaataaaacagCGTACATAATGCCGTATAATATAGTTAAAGGGAAAAATACATTATAAAGAATAATTAAcattaaatagataaataaaaaattgcatgggaATGTTTAAAAATGCTGTAAATTCGATAATgcgatattattataatttaagatAATTCTTACCTCTTTCACCGGTACATTTTCGTTGCGTTCCTTGTCAGTAGCTGCGGTGGCAGCATCAAGTTCATTATCTTCGAAAAGTTTTTCGTATTTCTTACTCGCTGTGTCTTTCATCTCTTCTAAGCCAcgttctatttttcttttttgtttcctaGCTCGTTAATTATCGACGATATATGCCACGACGATTTTGTACGTCGCTTATTTTAAAGTCAAAATTCTTATTGGAGACAGGATTTCGCAATACCTCtttaacaatatacgttactaTCCGTCAGTCCGGTTTTACGGTTTCGAAAAAAGGAAACACACAGCTCATGGTCCGAATGAATTCCTGTCAAAACGTGTTGGCATTGAATATATACCGAATATTATGTATGTACTCATGTATTGCATATCATTGATTTTTACTAGAAGAGTGGTACCAAAATGACCGATATCTAAAATTGAGTCATAAAATaagtaaaattacaaaattggcTTGAAATAAGaactttgaaataaaagattattaattattgaatCATTTGATAACAAAAAATTTTCCGTGGATTTTatggatttttaataaaatattgtttctGTATATACTTTACTATTAAAGAAAGAATCAAGACAGCTTTTTGAACTGTGACAAAtggtataattttattaaataaagttaCGAAACAATTTTACCTaatcatagaaaataatttatttttaaaattaatttttgcaaatatttcgatTGACGACTTTTTAAATGTGTCACTCTTCTAGCACAACGTCGATGTAGTATCTATATTATAGTTGTATGTGTATATGTGAGGAAATTAAATATCTGCTGGTTCCCAGTCACGCGAAGGTCAAACGAATGCATTTCTGAAGATCCTTGGTAATTTAATTATTGTCAAATAACCAACGGCAAAAAAGACAATAATAATTTTAGTAGATTCATTGGAATGTACAAGTTGGCACGCTTGCTAGAAGATTCGAAGAATTTCAACACCTGACAGTGAGTAGAACGATATTGTATTCAGTAGAGATGGATGAATATTGTCCTCCTTAAATGATCTTGCGACACTTATTGTTTAcgatatctataaatatttaacttgatagatcatataataaaaattacatacTTATTTCTAATAAACAATCGACATGTAACGTATCGATTATTTTAAGAAGATATATTTTCAGTCAAGTTTGATGGAATCTGGAAAGAACCGGCAAAGACACTTAACCGGATAATGCTTACGACTGCTACTAACCTACttttaaattaaacaaaagAGCTTCATCGATTTCCTAAAGAAGCATATACAGATAGTAAATATCCCGAAGATtaccttaaatgaaataattattcgTCTAGTTTAATTGGAACTGCAAAATACTTTGACTTAAATTTAAACGATGCTCATTGAAACTAATAGCATTacttacatacatatgtatactacTACATCACACCAGTCGAAGTAGTCTGTTACTTTATATGGAAAAACGACATTTTAATTTTGATAGAAGATATACCAACGTACCTACAACGAATACTTTACACGTGTTATCATAAAAGGAAAAAGACAAGGAATATCGAAGAAGAGCTTcctatttaataaacgataatAGAAATCAGATAAAAGGTGAACCATACATTATATACGATTATTATCTGTTATTGGGATAAATAGTTAATTAATCGAAAACACAATTATTGTATTGTTTAGTATCAGCGATTTAATGCACTCGAGCAATTTATAATCAAACATGGGCATACAACTACGCGGTACTTATTACTCCAAATCAATAATGGAGATattttcgataaatgtatataaaccTACACCAATCTCTACGTTTTCCAAAATATGAATAAGGAAGTGAACGCACACTTGTACAGAATCTCTGAGAAAAATATCCTACCCTCAAGGATCGCGAAACCCTTTTAATATCCGAGGCACGTCGAAGGATCTAGTCTCGATGTGCTGGTAGGTAAAACACGCACAATAAAATTGCTCACAAATCGCAAATTCCGTGTGATTTATATTGCTTTCGTGGCTTCGTCTCGACGAGAATTAATTAAGCGGCCTTGTCTTCGACGAGAAATCCTACGTATACACTCATACAATAAAAAAACACTGCGAATACGATGTTCGGTTAACGTATGACTACCAAAGACCGAGTGACAAGTAGCTGACGATGTAGCGCGCAGCGCCGCTTATACCCTGCTAGTTGGGCTGAGAAAGCAGCTATATGGATGTGGATGTGTGTCGTGCATATATATAGCACGGCCTGCTGTGTGGTAGAAGTAGAGCAGACTGTGTCGATCCAGCGTACGACGACCTTAAGCTGCTGCACTTCCAAATTCGCGCATCGTTTCTTTCtaactaatattttattatactgcAATGCATTTATATCTTTTAACAGATAAAATAAGGTAGATTATAAGAACATGATGTATAAGCGATGATTATCTTTAATGTTAAATATAAGGATatattcaatattattcatgTGAATTAAAAAATCGATATCAGGCGTACGCGCGGTAATAGAAGTTGGAGGATTTTTGTCCCGTTCCCCAGATTTTTTTAGAAATCTGAATaaaaacatttgaaaatttaattatgaTTTATGATAATTTGCTATAAATAATTAATGCCAAATCTAAGTGACGGAAATTGATTGATTGAGTAGTCTAAACACACTTCGAAGTATGATTTGTGACATACGTTTGGTAAACGAAAATGTAGAATGTAAAGATGGAGAAACACTGGAATTATCGGTTATTCAATTTTCGCGCTTATCACATTGGTATAGTACGTAGAATAGTAGAATAGTTGTATGTATTTAATTGTATCATATTACAGTTTATTGGAAGCATTCAACGATGTGTAATACTATGTGTAATGTGCCTTTTTTAACCTATTATACAAAATTCTGTACAATGCACAAATACAATTCATCTTACTGAAATATCATAAAACATAATAAATCATACTTtgctattatgttattacctaattggtcaaatttttatttcattaatttacgAGTTTGAAAATGTGAATTCTATTTAGATACTGAGGTACCAAAAGATTAAAAATTGAAGTACTTaccttataatatttctaaataatacaattataatCTTTAAACATTAGCAAACTATATACTACTAAGAATTTTGTCATTAAATTTATCAACTTATTAAATGTTTCAACACATTGGGATTGGCAATGAAATTTGTTAGAATGatgttatattaaaatttcgaaatattcttATACGTATGTCATTTCTATATGCTAGTGTCTATTAATTGCATATAAAACTCAtgtatacattattattattactattatattctgtataatatatatatattcactaCTTCCAAagtagaaaaaattaattagtaAAATTTGGATTTTGAGTTTCAATCTACATAAAAGTTTTGatgataatttaataaaatacagtGGCGCTGTATTacgaaaaatacaaacaaatatCTCTTCAGATCGATTGGACCAGTCACTTAAATGGCGGTAGTTTGTATACATGTTAAGTGCCGCAGAAAAATAACCTCTGATGAAGAGGATAAAACCGGTAGAAAACGTTTCGAAATGTATCAAAACTATCTGTCCATCACCGGAGGAACTTAgtgtcataacgaataacgtaaaaTGTGATAAATGTGGACTGGTATTTAAAAATGGGCCGAGATATCGGTTACACGACCTTAAAGTACATCAACGTAAAAATTTAGATAaaacaataaaagaaaatgtacaaTATCATTGTCCGGTAGAGTCTTGTATTTATGCTCTAAAAGCCGAAAGACATTTTAGTACTATGAAATATCTTAAACAGGTTAGTGTTGTCATCGTAAAACAATAGTTTTTTTATGAAATTGATCAATGTTTCAATTACgacatgaaatttaatattctgaCATATATTTAGCATTATCTTAAAGTACATGCGAAAAAAACGTATGCATGTACTCGTTGCGAAAAAAGTTTTTCTACCGAATCAGCAAAAGAAGGCCACATGAGAGTATGTGGAATTGAATTTGTATGTTCTTGTTCAAAAATGTACAGCTCCTATGAAGCCTTGCTCACACATGCAAAACGATCTTTACATAcaataaatgataaatataaaaattctttgAGGTAAGCTGATCATgaaagataaatattttaatgttctaCTGTTTGACACATTTAAATACAATATCatcaatttatattaattattaacattttcaCAGGCGCACAAATTCTAAAACAGTGAGATTAATTCTATCAAGTAATCAAACAGAAATAAATAAACTAGTTACAATACTACCAGtaaatcaaaatgaaaataaaatatccaattctaataataatacaatgcaGAAACTTACATCAGATATTGGTATACAAACTGATGAATgcaaaaagaataaaagaatatcAAGTCCATTAAAGTATGTTAACAATAGTTGCTATCATAATGGAAAGAGTGGAATATCTAAACAGACACAGACAAGTATCCCTCAAAGAATTAGACAAAATGTAATGTCTATGGAAACACAAACGATACAAGCTTCACAAGCATTTAAGAATTCGCTGAAGCTTCAGAAACATGGAAAAAATTCTGTATCTCAAAATTCTGATTATACATTGTTAAAGGAAGACCTTAATCTTAGCAACTTTACAGCTTCAAATTTATTTCCTAGCAGTCCATTACCACTTCGCCATGATGATGGGTTACAAGATTTTTGGGAAGATAAGAGTACATCGGGTACTCAAACAATACCTGAAAAAGACATGTTTGAAGTTCTCAATGATAATGTTACTCAGACAGAGTTCGAAACATTTTATAACCATAGTACAAATCCATTGATACAGTGTACTCCGAAGAGTACGGTTGCTTTAATGACTTTACCTTATGTTGAAGAAACGTCGACTGTTGTTGAAGGATATTCCTTTGTATCCTCAAATAGCATATCACGATCAGATCCCATGCTTACAGACAAAACTTTTGATGATAAGTTTAGCAGCATAGAAACTCAAACGGAACAAGCTTATTCACAATCATTTTTTGATTCAGATCCATTAACTAGATCATTCGCTTTAAGTTCTACCATTGAAACACAAACTACAAATAATCTTGACAACATGGAActattatatagtaatacatgCACACAAACATGTAATGAAATGCTACCGACTGATTTAGGATTATCTAACATTCAAACACAAACACCTTGGACTCAACTCGAGGATACTACAGTTTCTGCTGAAACACAAACAAAGTCCTTGATATGTGAAACAGGTTGCAATATATCAATAGGTGCATGTCGTTCCTGGTTGAGTACTCAAACTAGTCACACTGAAACACAAACTGACTTACTTAGTATTTTTGAAGGTCTTCAATAATaagatattcaatttttatGCATATGGCAGtataataattgatatttagaaaaaATACTTTATGTATAAAGTGAAAATAATTTGCATTTGGTATTGTAAAATAAGACTAATTTTTCGTGTTGTTATTTAGTACTTtggtattttttatattttgttacaaaCTAATTATTTAAGTTCCTGTATATGTGCAATTTGATGATGGAATATTACGTGCATTGATCGAGAACTGTACttctttaaaaagaaaatgttttGAATTTACTGTATTACACATTAGCCACTGCCACGATTTGTTTATACATGTGTTTCCAGAATAAAAACATACACATTGCAGGCAATGTAATTCTTATACATATGACTTATTATTAAAGCTATTAATTTAAAACTTGCATTATGAAAAgtattattaatattcaatttaagTTTTAAGGGGGCAAATAAGCCTTGAATTAAAACTTGTTTTTTAACTGAAATATAATGTCATTTATACACACAAATAATATATGACAAATAAATTGAATTAAGAAATTTGAAGGTGTATAATAATAGACTCAAGTTATTGCACTTCAAAATAATCTACAGATGTAAAATATAAACTTGCTATTACAACATACATATGTTAAAAAAAACACttttcatttataaatattaattcataAGTTTTAAGATATTTTCATGTCATGTATTACGAAGATAAGacatttttttataatacaacATATGGTTTTGAAGTTTTTAACTTAATGAATTTTCTAATACATCTAAATAGAAGTATGATCTTtagattgaaatatttgcaatcGTTCGTGTGTCATATACaaagataattttaaaaaatttaattttttgtatatattgtattattactATACATTGCTTAGAAAAACATTTGTCAATTCGTATAATTACAATCTTATTCGAAAGGAGATTCATGCTTCTGAGACTCAAGAGTCATATACCCCcttaaatagaaaaatacatAAAGAATCTTGTCTGCTTGAGGTGTAATTGTTTAACTGATAGTTTCAACATTTACAAAGAAACGGAACATGTAATTTGAAACTGTACACGTAACATTGTTACAATAActattaaaatattgttttttttttaacaattgcGTTGGAATTATGCATTGAATCCCAACCAGTGTTTTCCGTTATAGCTTCATGTCAAAACGTACATATAAAAGTTAAAATCTTTAGCTTTTTCTTTGCTCGGAGCCGCATGGTGACAGATCACGGTTAAACTATTGTTTTATTCATGTTTGTTGCTAAGGTTTAAAATTACACTTAAAAGGTCATGCTTTGCCAAGCAGGGACGATATATAATTGTCGTACACCTAGAATTATATAAGTCGAAATTCAAGAGCTATTATTAACACATAAAGATACAACAAACATGATATGAATATCGTGCTTTTTAATCGAATCAAATCACTAATCGACTCCAAAACGGGTACTCAACGCAATTACGTGAGTTCAAGGAACTTATTAACACAGGTTGGGATACATGCCATAGAAGTGAAACAAGGGTAGTATGCAGAAAAAGATGTACACAAGAATGTATTAAAGTGCAGGACCAGCAGCATTATCTTCATCAAAATCTGGTAGAAAATCTTTGGTCCGGTCTTCTATCCTATTCATATTTTCAAGTACTGAAGCTAGTACTCTTAAATTGTCCACGCCAGACATTAGTTGTCTATAACGATtccaatatatattattatttgaacTACTTAATCTGGAAATCTTGTTGAAATATAACTTTTTACCTTAAAGACACTTCTGCTGATGAGGCAGCATGTCTCAAGTCACCTGCTAGTCTTTTTGCTGTCTGATTCATGTTTGAAGAACCATATTCGCTTGTATTTCCCGCCGCAATCCCAGCTCTAAGCTCTTTGTTTTCTAAACGGAGTAACGATATCTCTGTCTGCATTAACATTatgtttttcatttaataatcaAGTGCGCTATGAGATATTTAAAAAGAGACGAAAATCTATACCAACCGTTAAAGATTTAATCTCTTTTTTCAATGCTGAAATAGTACTTTCTGCATTTACCGCTCTCCTCTATAGAAACAAGATATATTATAGACATAAATTAGATATATAAAACATTCTTGTACTCACTGTACTACGTTTTAGATTATCTTCAACTTGTTCCATTGCTTTTTCAAGATGGATTGTCTCTTCATGATCCACTTCTTTTCTAGATACCAATTCTGATTCTAATAATTGAATCCTGTAACAGAcattgtataaataaattagagaatatattctattattagagataaaagaattttgaaaatttacttTTCCGATTTCTCATTAATCTGTTTTTGAGCTAATTCTAATTCCTGCCGCAATCTTTCATTTTCCAGCAGTAACTACaaaaagaattaatattttataattataaaaattataataaatatatcataATTTAAAATTCAACATTATTCATACCCTCCTTTCTGTAGTCTCTGCACTATTTGGAATAGATCCAGACTCTGTTGATAATGTTGTCCTATTATGAATAGGACCATCATTTAAAAAGTCTGGTAAAGATTTTGGAACATTTGGTTCACTTGCCCCTGAGTGAGAACAATCTCTTATAATCACATTCGACTCAGGATCAGGCTCAACTGTAGATATTGGTAAATCTAATGGAAACCCTAAATAATGAGATACTATAAATAAACAACCTACATAAATCATGCtatgattaataattaattttaacatatCACTTTAATAAATACCTAATGGTTCTGAAGTTTCAGTAGATCCTATACTAGATCTAGCAAAACCAGGTAAATTTAAATGGGCAAAACAACTTGTATTTGGTAAAGATTGATTCCTCTGAGGTATTGCTTTGTCCAAATTTCCAGTTAGATCAAACGAAAGATCACATGAAGCACTAGATCCGTTCTTTTTTGATTCATTTCTAAGTCGAGCTTGCCTCTGTTCTACACTGTTTAATGCGAAATCAGGAAGATTATCCACATCTGAAATTGTCTGTTGTTTGGGCTCATGATTTAGATAATATTGTTCTATGACCAAATGATCTTGCACAAAGTCTGGTAATTCTGTTGGATTACGAGAATAAACAGCCGAACTTTTCTCTAGATTATACTGTGTTGGAGATGAATAAACTTTTGGACGAGCTCCAGCATTTTGATAATTTATTTGTGAACCATTTTTTAAAAAATGCTTAAAGCTAAAAGGATTCTCTTCAATTCTCGACGTATTTTGCCCTGTAGAAAATAAGAAACAACAAATATTAAGCTAATTATCAGCTAAATTTTTTGACAAATACCAGGTTAAATCTAACCTGTTTGAGGCTCTGTCTCAGTACGATTCCTAGCAAAGTACTCTTTCGATGTATTTCTACAACTCCGACATCCCGTTGTTACCTCTTCTTCAGAAGATGAAGATGACGAAAACATGACCTCTCCGACGTGACGCCTCGCATTTTTAGATACGGATCGAGACGAATCATTACTTTTTTTACGACTCGCCATCATCTATGTAGAAGATCAACTTTACCGACGACCGTATCATTTGCGGTGCAGTCAAACAGTCAAAACTGCACTTAACATTTGTCACTCGCTGTCTGCAGGTCGGGTCAGGTTAGTCATACGtaactttttcttctttttcatcaCTCAAGAACTCAATGTGAACGTAGGAGCGGCGTATGTTTTAAACTTTTCTAACTGCATCTTCTGTTtcgtaatataaagttattcttATATTCAGTTCCTTATCTGAAATGAGTTGCAAGTGATCATGTATATATaaaggtatacatatatatatatatatatatatat is a window from the Bombus affinis isolate iyBomAffi1 chromosome 9, iyBomAffi1.2, whole genome shotgun sequence genome containing:
- the LOC126920670 gene encoding uncharacterized protein LOC126920670, translating into MKRIKPVENVSKCIKTICPSPEELSVITNNVKCDKCGLVFKNGPRYRLHDLKVHQRKNLDKTIKENVQYHCPVESCIYALKAERHFSTMKYLKQHYLKVHAKKTYACTRCEKSFSTESAKEGHMRVCGIEFVCSCSKMYSSYEALLTHAKRSLHTINDKYKNSLRRTNSKTVRLILSSNQTEINKLVTILPVNQNENKISNSNNNTMQKLTSDIGIQTDECKKNKRISSPLKYVNNSCYHNGKSGISKQTQTSIPQRIRQNVMSMETQTIQASQAFKNSLKLQKHGKNSVSQNSDYTLLKEDLNLSNFTASNLFPSSPLPLRHDDGLQDFWEDKSTSGTQTIPEKDMFEVLNDNVTQTEFETFYNHSTNPLIQCTPKSTVALMTLPYVEETSTVVEGYSFVSSNSISRSDPMLTDKTFDDKFSSIETQTEQAYSQSFFDSDPLTRSFALSSTIETQTTNNLDNMELLYSNTCTQTCNEMLPTDLGLSNIQTQTPWTQLEDTTVSAETQTKSLICETGCNISIGACRSWLSTQTSHTETQTDLLSIFEGLQ
- the LOC126920676 gene encoding uncharacterized protein LOC126920676 — its product is MMASRKKSNDSSRSVSKNARRHVGEVMFSSSSSSEEEVTTGCRSCRNTSKEYFARNRTETEPQTGQNTSRIEENPFSFKHFLKNGSQINYQNAGARPKVYSSPTQYNLEKSSAVYSRNPTELPDFVQDHLVIEQYYLNHEPKQQTISDVDNLPDFALNSVEQRQARLRNESKKNGSSASCDLSFDLTGNLDKAIPQRNQSLPNTSCFAHLNLPGFARSSIGSTETSEPLGFPLDLPISTVEPDPESNVIIRDCSHSGASEPNVPKSLPDFLNDGPIHNRTTLSTESGSIPNSAETTERRLLLENERLRQELELAQKQINEKSEKIQLLESELVSRKEVDHEETIHLEKAMEQVEDNLKRSTRRAVNAESTISALKKEIKSLTTEISLLRLENKELRAGIAAGNTSEYGSSNMNQTAKRLAGDLRHAASSAEVSLRQLMSGVDNLRVLASVLENMNRIEDRTKDFLPDFDEDNAAGPAL